DNA sequence from the Clostridiales bacterium genome:
TAAATCGACAAACCCCAATTTCAGTAACCTACTTGACGAGTATTATAAATAGGCTTTTACTTTCGATATCACTATTGTATAATCGTTATCCGCGGGGAGATTTCTCGCAAGCTCGAAATAACAAGGTTATTTTACTTTACCCTCAACAAAAAAGCTGCATCGGGAGTATAAGCCCAATACAGCTTTTTTTAACACAAAGTTTTCTTCGCTTCCTTCTTGTTCACAAGAAGGAAGAAAAAACCTACTCTTTCGCTTCGATAAGCTCGGCGTTTTTAAGGGTCTGCTGCGTGATCACACGCGCGGCGACGGCGCACCCGACGGCGAGCGCGGTTATGAACATACCGACCAGCCCGATACCGTCGTAATGGATACACACAAAACTGAGCTCAAACAAGAATATGACCGCATTGATCGCAATAAACAGCTCGCTGCCGAAGTACGCGCGCCGCTTAAACCCGTTTTTCGGCGCATACTCTTTAACGATACGCTTGGCTATTTTATAGCGCAGCTTGATCATAATAAACAACCATATCGCGATCCCGACGAGCACGAACACCGCCCACATATACGCATAAGCGAGCGACGGAATATTATAGGTAACGTATTCCAGCCCGCCCTGCGGCAAAAGCAGCACGACAAATTGCAGCATAAACCCGATCACGCACAGCATAGTCCGCGCAAACGCCATGTCTTTGAGCTTTTGTTCGTCCTTATCCACGTAATAGTACGCGCCCGACAGCTTTTGCTTTTTGTCTTTCTTCTTAGCCTTAGTCGCGCCGTCGGCGGTTTCGACAGCCTGCGCCCCGTCCGCTTCGCCCACGGCTTCGTCGGTCGCGGTTGCGGTTTCCGGCTCGGGCTCGGGCAAAACGCCGTCATCCAGTTTTTTGTATTCGCTTGTATCGTGCGGATTTTTCATTATATACGTAATTTCTTTATTTTTTAAAAATATATTCGCCGAAGCAAACGCCTCGACGAACGGAAAGGCTAGTTACAAACCTTTTTGATAAGCGACTCCCAATACTTGGCTTCCTTGTTCTTGCCCTTGACCCGATAGTACGCGGAGAGCGCGGCGCACGCCGACTTGACCCCGTTCTCGGCGAGGTCTTCGAGCTCGCGCACCGCTTTTTCCTCGTTGGTTTCGAGCTCCATAGCGGCGAGCTTGACCGAGCAGTCCAACATTCCCACGCGCGCGCCGCGACGGTAGAATCTAGCCGCAGTCACGTAATCGCCGTCGGCGTGGCATTTGTCGCCGTACGCTTCCTGCGCCTGCGGCTGACCGAGGTATGCGGCAAGCAGAATATACTTATCCGCGCCCGCGGGATCGGTCGGGCGCAAATACTCGGCGTAAATGAACATCGCAGTCGGGTCGTTGGCTTCGACGCTCGCTATGAGTTTGTTAAGATCGGCCTGGTTCATGCTTAACGTTTTTTTGAGTTATGCGAAAAGCGCCTTGACAGCCGCTTCGGGCGTGGTCGCGGAAGCTTGAAGCGCGGGCTTGAAGATTTCCGCGAGCGCGCCGCCGAGCTCCGCCGCCGCCTTTGCGCCGAGCTTAACGCCGCCGATCTTGTCGTAGATGGGCTTGAACGCCGAAAGGTCGGTGGACAGCGCCGTGCCTTTTTCGAGCACGCTGAGAAGTCCCGAGCAGTCGACCGTTTCGAACACGCCGCACGCAGTGAGCGCATCGGTCTTGCCGATAAACTTGTTGGGATCGGTCACTTCGCCCGCGAAAACGAGATAGAACGTTATGCCGTCCTTAGCCGCGGCGGCAACGACGGGTTTAAGCCCCGCGGGCTCCGCCGCCTTAATGATCCGCGCAACCTCGCGCGCGACCGTGTTTTTGGCAATGCCGTTGAACGCAACGACGGGCACGGGATAATCGAGAATATCCGTTTTGACCGCGCCGCCCGAGATCTCGGTCTTGACCTTGGCGTGAGTGAGCGCACAGTCCGCGCAGGTCAGGTAGCCGTCGATATCGCCGACCGACTTAGCCGCGATCACGCCGCCGTAGGTCGTAACGTACGCCGCCATACGCGAAAGCGTATCGTCGGCGGTAACGTCGGGCTTTTCGAGCTCGGCAATGCGCCCCGCAACTGCGCGCGGGATATACGCGAGCGCTTCGCCCTTAACGTCGAGGGTAACGCCCCCCGCCGCCTCGGCGGTACGCACGTATGCGAGGTATCCGTCCTTAGCGACAGCTTCGCCTGCCGAAGCCGCGCCGCCGTTCGCGTAAAGCTCGAACAAGAAGTCGAACGCCTTGTTTTTGTTGCGCCCGAGCGCGTCGCCGAAATACATATTGACGGTGCGCGGCATGGGGAAAAGAATATCGCGGACCGCCGCCTTATCGGCAGCAGGGCAAGCCGCGGTAAGCTCGTTTAAGAGCGCGGCGAGATCGGCTTCGCCGTAGTCGGCGTCCTGATCACGCGATACCGCGCCCGCGCCGCATACTACAGACAAGCGGTTGAGCGTGTACAGCGCGTCGAGTTCGTCGAGCAAAAGATTATCCGTCGCATAGCTGACGAGCTTGTTTAATATAAGATTGATGTCGTTTTTCATAGTTCTCCTAAATTCAGAATTCAGAATTATTGACCGCTTTGCGGTGTTTTTATTTAATTCGTCCGCAATTCTTAATTATGAATTCTTAATTCTTAATTTATTACACGCTTCTTACCGGAAGCACGAGATAGATATAGTCCTCTACTCCGCCGACGGGCGCGACAACGCACACCGAGGTCGAGTTGGTAAGGTTGAGCACGACCGTCTCGCAGTTCATGCAATGCAGGAACTCGGTGAAGTACCGCGCATTGAACGAGATCGAAAGGTCGGCACCGTCGGTATTGACGGGAAGGTTTTCCTCGACGGTACCCGCCTCGCTGCGCGAGCTGACCGTCATGTTCGTTTGCGAAATATCGAACCGAACGAGGTTGTTGTTCTTCTCCGATCGAGCCATAAGCACCGCGCGGTCGATAGCGTCCTCGAACAGGTTTTTGGGAATGTACACGAGCGTGTCGAAATGCTGAGGAATGATCTGACGATAATTGACGAACGTGCCGTCGATGAGCCGCGTGGTGATCGTCGTCGCGTCGACCTGGACCATGAGGAAGTTCTTGTGAAGATTGAGCTTGACTTCGTCGTCAATATCGGTCAAAAGCCGCGAGATCTCCATGACCGCGCGAACGGGCACGGTAATGCTCGTAGAAGCAGTCGTCGCGATAATCGGCTTAACGCATTTGGCGAGCCGATAGCCGTCGGTCGTGACGGCGACGACTTCGCTGTCGTTGATTTCCAAGAGCACGCCTTTGAGCGTGGGGTGCGAATCGTCGGTGCACACCGAGAACGCAACCTTGTTTACGAGGTCTTTAAGATCGCAGCTTTTAAGCTCGAAGTGCTGCGTGTCCTCTATGCGGTTGACCTCGGGATATTGCTCGACAGGGAAGCACCCGAACTCGCCCTCGCTACGCTCGTAGTCGATTTTGAGCCGCGACGGAGAAGCGGTGAGCACTATCGTCTGCGAGGTAAGCTTTTTGACGAAATCGCCGAACAGCTTGCCGGGCACGACCGCCTCGCCCGTTTCAATAACGTTGGCGCGGATCATGTGCTCGATCGAAAGTTCGAGATCGGTCGCGGTCAGCGTGAGCGTGCCGTCGCTCGCCGAAAGCTTAATGCCTTCGAGCACGGCGTTGGTCGAGCGCGCGGGAACAGCCTTTATTACGCGTGCGACCGCGTCGCTTAAATCATTACCGTTGCATTCTACTTTCATTGGTTTTTTCCTCTCATGCTTTTTCTTTAATTATACTATACCTCGGGCGAATTGTCAATTATTGCGCGACCTGTCGATTAAGAATTTTGTCATGAGTGGGCAAAAAGAGATGATTATAATATTTCGAGCGGATTTCGGCGATAAAAGGCGGCAAAAATTCGCGCTCGTAGCGGCGCTACGCGCAAGAATTTTCGGCGTTTACGTCATTGCCGCCTTTTTGCCCGAAAGACGCCGAAAGATTTTTCATCACGATTTGCCCACTCATAGTTTAAAACCGCTTTACTTTGCGACGGCAAAATGCTATACTTAATATATTAGAAGAATTATCAAGGCGAAACCATGAAAATCCACGAATCGGAAGAAATGTACCTCGAAACGATCCTCGTTCTTAAAAGCGAACGCCCCGCCGTCCGCTCGATAGATATTGCCGAAAAACTCGGCTACGCCAAGTCGAGCGTGTCGCGCGGCGTGAGCCTTTTACAGGACCGCGGCTATATCCGCGTGGGTGACGACGGGTTTATCGAGTTCACCGCCGAGGGCGCGAAGAAAGCGAATACTATTTACGAAAGACACAACGTGCTGACCAAGCTTCTCGTTTCTATCGGCGCAAACCAAGAACTCGCCGAAGACAACGCCTGCCGCATAGAACACGTTATCGACGACGAGCTGTTCGATATTATTAAGAAGAAAATCGACGGCTGATTTGCCAACCGCAAGCCGTTTTATGAAAACCAAGCTGAATAAAAAACAAAAAACCCTTATAGGAATTTTAACGCCGATCATCGCATTGATTTTGGCGTTTTTAATTTTGTGTTTCGTGACTATGGGAATATACTCGCCCGCATTCTTGGGCAGAGTTCTTACGCATTTCGATTCGAGCGTAAACGATTATAAAATATTCCCCGAGCGAGTTATACAAAAGAGCGAACAGCCGTATTTATATGAAAAACGCATAAATGCCGCTATCGGCGAATTAACAGTCGACTACGGAAGCAAACAAAAAACTCTTAGCGAGTTCGTTAAAAGCACCGACACTTGCTCGTTTATAATAGTTAAAAACGATAAAATCGTTTACGAGCAATACGCAAACGGCTACGACGAAAACTCGATAAACACATCGTTTTCTATGGCGAAATCGGTCGTTTCGCTCCTGATAGGCAAAGCGATAGAGAACGGTTTTATCAAAAGCGTGAGCGAACCTATATCTAATTATATTACCGTGTTCCAAACCGAAGAAATCGGTAAAACGACGATAGAAGATCTACTTCTAATGCGCTCGAATATCGTTTACGACGAAGATAAATTTTTGTGGTTCGGCGACGACACGCTCACCTATTGGCACGACGATTTAAGAGCGCTCGCTCTATCGCATACAGACTTAACAAATGAGTACGGCGGCAGATTCAGGTACAATAACTATCACCCGCTGCTACTCGGCATTATTTTGGAACGCAGTACGGGCGTGACAGTTTCGCAATTTTTCGAGCGCGAAATTTGGCAAAAAATCGGCGCGGAGCACGACGCGTCGTGGAGCCTAGACGGCGATAAATCGGGTTTTGAAAAGATGGAGAGCGGAATAAACTTCCGTGCGGTCGATTTCATAAAAATAGGCAGTATGATATTGCGCGACGGGTTTTGGAACGGGTCGCAGGTTATAAACAAAGATTGGCTAGACAAATCGACTTTGTGCGATTTTCCTATAAACAAAACGGACTACGAAAATTCGTTTTTGGCAGGTAAGAATATAGGCTACAAATATATGTGGTACTCCGTTCCGTCCGAACAGTCACCCGATATAATCGCTTGGGGCAAGTCCGATCAAATACTGTATATATCGCCCGCCAACGACTTGGTAATATTGCGCACGGGCAAATCGGACGGCGGCGTACAAAATTGGGCGGAAACGTTACAAAAAATAATAACCGATATTAATTAAAGGAAGCTATATGAATATTCAAATAGAAAAGCGCGTCGGCAATAATATTCGACGGTTGCGTGAAAAGGCGGGCTTTACGCAAGACTATCTCGCGGCACAGCTTCAATTGCTCGGATGTGATATAACGCGAAGCGCAGTCGCCAAAATCAAAGTCGGGCAACGCCATATTTACGCCGACGAAATAATTCTAATCAAGCAAATACTCAACGTAGACTATTCCGATATTTTCGCGCAAAATTAAACTTCCGCCGTGACTTAGCGGAAGTTTTTTATTTCTTAATATTTAATTATTAATTTTTATTTCATTTCCAAACCGAACGCCGCTGAGATCTCTGTTGCAACTGTTTCTGCGTTCTTTCTTTGCGTTTCAAGGCCTGCGTGGTTATCCGCGCCGTCCTTGGCGTTATCGATTTCTATAACTACTATTTGCGAACGGTACGACAGCTCGTCGATAACGCTTTTGGCGAGCGCGCCGTTGCCCGTCGTTTTGCTGTTGCACGTCCAAGCGATATCCGCCGCAGGGTGCAGACCGTGTATACGGTCGAGCAGTGTTTTTACCGCCGTGCAGAACTCGTTCTCGGCGGTCTTGCGCTCGGCAGAGCCCTCGTCCAAAAGACTTATATGACTGTTCCAATCGTTGCCGCCGATATTGATTATAACTACGTCGGGCGAGCTGCTTTCGTGATCCCACTTGCTATCGGTAGGCGCGACCGATTTAGTCGAGCCGTCGGCGTTGTATTCGGCGGTCAGTCCCGTCGCTTCGTACGCGTCGATAAGGCTCGCCACGCCGCGGTAGCCCCACTTGATTCCCATGCCGCTGTTGCTTACAAACTCGCACTCGCCGCCGAACATACGCGCGGCAAGGTACCCGAACCCATACATTGACGACGAGTTCTCGGTCGTCCAGCTCTCGCCTTCCTTGCCCAAGCACCCGTGCCCCGAAATGCCCGAGCCGCCCAAAATCTGGAACTTGGGCGCGGAGCTTTTCTTGGGCTTAATAAAATCGCCGTCGGTCAATATCGACTTTACGGAAGTGCGCGAGTTTTCGGGCTCGCTCGCTTTCAGCACCATCACGGTATGCACCTTGTTTTCGTCCAGCCCGTCGACAACGGTCACCGTTTGAACGCTCTCGGTAAGCGGATAGACCTTGTAATAGTTCTCGTTCGAGTCCTCGATCTGCGTATCGCCCGAGCCGTCGACCGAAACGTAAAAATACGGGCGGTTGTACGCGCTGTCGGTATTTGTAGCGGTAAAGGTCACGTCCAGCCGAGTGCCGATAAACCGCACCTCGAACCCCGTAGCGGTATACGAGCAGTCGACAGTCTGCGTTTCGGCGTCGTACTCCGTCCGCCCCAACCATTTAACGTTGTTCCCGACGAGCCGCTTGCCGCTCAGCTCATTCATGGGTATAAGCGGATCGCTATCGCTTGCGCACGCGATAAGCCCCGAACACGCGAGCGCGCCCGCCGCCGCAAACGCCAAAATTTTATATAGTTTATTGTTCATAGCTTTGTCCTCTACAACGGCAAATACGTGACCGTATTGAGCATGGAGATCATAATAAATATCATGCAAGTGACGAACGCGCCGAGATACACTTTGCCCGTTTTGTTATAGAAATAACGGTTGTAAATGGGCAGAAGTATCATCATGGGCACGACGCCCCACAAAAGGTTTACGTACAGCCAGGTATCGGTCAGCCACACCGTGCCCGTCGCCGAGAACACTATGTATTGAAGCCCGATAATGCCGATAAGACCTATGCAGTTCGCCACGCACGCGATAGCAACGCTTCCCACCTTGCCCCAGCGCGCGTTGCGCATTGAGCAGTTCACGCGCACCGAGTTGGTGAAATAGAACAGGAAGAACAGCGGCATATACATTAGTGCGAGCACGAGTATTTTCCAGTTGGTATTGAGGAAAAGCGGGCGCACGCAAACGAAGAAGAACCGCGGGTCGACGTGGAATATGAGATACAGAACATCAACTATCGCGTAGAACGACACGAACGTTATAAACGCGAGAAGAAGATTTTTGAACACGTTGCTCGGCTTGTCTTTCAGGTTGATAAGCGTCGCGCCGCGCTTTCTGTGCCGTAGGAAGTGCGCCAATAGGAACAGCCCCATGCCGACCGCGGCGTTCATGACCGCCCACAGCATGACGGCGTTTGTCATGCGCTGCGGGAACAGCCAGGTCAAGCCGCCTTTGTTCTCCGACGGTCCGGTCGTGAACCAACCGGCGGCAAAGGTCGCCGCCCACTTGTACGCGAACAGCGCGAACACGGCGCAAACGGTGAAGATCCCCCAGAAAATGAGCTTATCGACTTTGCCGTCGTTGTGCCCCATGGGCTGAACCTCGTGCACCGCCGTCTTGAAAAACTTGGTGCGGAGCAGCAGGGTCGGGAACGCGAGCACGAACAGGAAAACGCCTATCAGCATAAAGCCCTGAAAAATCTCTTTCACCCACCACACCTGCGAGTAGGGCGAAACGCCGCTCGCCTCGATCGCGCCGTCGGTGAACACGTAGTCGAAGAACTCTACCACGTGCGCTATCGACAGATTGTCGTACGGTTGCAGTGCGTGGATGGTGCGCTCGTTGTGCACAACGCGGAATGTATGGTCGTCGGGGCTGCCGTAATAATCGTCGATGGAGACCTCGGTAACGAAGTTTTCTTCCGTGCCCTCGTGCAGATATATGCCCGAATTGACTATATTTATCGCCGACTTGGTGTAGCGCATATCGGAATAGTCGAGCGAGGTCGCGGCGTCCGCGTCGACGACGGTGCTCGTTCCCGAGTTTTGGTACGCGCCCTCGTCGAAGCGAGCGTACGCCACGCCGAGGTTGCACGCGAGGTTTTTGAGCGTTTTCATGTCCGAATCGGTAAACACCGAGTTACGCACGTAGCCCGAAATATACGCCGCCTGTATCCTTTGATTATTGTGCGTGCCGTACTTGCTCATGGCATAGATACAAGCGTTGCCGCCCGCCGAGTGCCCGGCAATGCCCACGCGCGAAAGGTCTATGTAATCGAAGTTGACGGGCGCGCCGCTCTCGTCGACCTCCGTCACGTGCTCGATTATCGCGAACAGCCCGTAGCCGACCTCGCTCGCCGTTTGGTCGGTAGTGCTCGACTCGCCCTGACTGTACGGATCGAGACACACGACCGCGAACCCGCGCCGCGACAGTTCGAGGTTGTACGCCGCCTGCGTTTCCTTGGTGCGCTGGTACCCGGGGCAAACGATAACGCACGGAACCCTGTTATCCGCGCTCGCGTTTTTAGGCTTGTACACGTCGGCGACCACCCAGGTGTCGTCGCCCGTTTTGAGCTTGAACGACTTAACGCTCACCCGTCCCCAGTCGGTATTTACGGCAAACGCGAACAGCGAACCGATAAGCAACAAGCATATAGCAAGCGCCAAAATAAACTTAGTCTTGTCTTTCCAAACGCCGATAAAGAATTTTTTGAGCCACGCGCCTGATTTTATAAAGAAGCTTTTAGCCTTATTCATTTTCGGTCGCCCCCGTCTGCATGAATTGATAGAACAGTAAAGCAAATTGGTTTTCCGCCGAACCGCTTATTACGCCGACTTTTCTATTTGTACTTGCGAAGAAACTTTCGGCAACATCGACTTTTGCTTTTTGAGTATCAAAAAGAGATTTATTGACTGCATTTCCACAAATAGCAACATTTACCTTTCCGTGAGTATTAACCGCCTCCGTAAATCCGGAAACATCTTTCCCGGTGACGATAACCCACTCTATTTGATCTGCCGTCAAGGACACTTGATTGACCGTTAAATATTGGTTAAATGCTTTTTTAAGGTTTTCTATTTCTGTTTCCGTAATATATATATCTTTTGCGGCTTCGCTTGCATTAGCGTGTATCGCCACAACCAATTTATATTCAGCTGTCGGCGGTTCTTCGCCTATCTCACTAAACCGCGCATAAAGGGGCAAAGCCTTGCTCGTGCTTAAATTCGCCAGCGCGGAATAGGTCGCCGAGGTATTAAGGAACGTTTCGCCCTCGACAGGTTCGGGATTGACCGACCAACCGTCGAACTTATAATCTTCTTCCGCTTCGAGAGTGTCAAGCGCAAGACTTCCACCCGAGAACACGAGCGCGGTATCTATTTTTTGGTCGCCGTTATAGAGCGTAACTTCTACGTAGTCGGGGCACATTATCTTTTGGGCTTCGACGGTTTCGAGGAATTCCGCGAACTTGGCAACCGCTTCGTCGCTACCGTTATAACCGACGTACAGCGTATCGTACTTTTTCTTCGAGTCGTTTTGGTTGGCGATAAACACGCTCGGGTGACTGCCGAATGATGAA
Encoded proteins:
- a CDS encoding helix-turn-helix transcriptional regulator — its product is MNIQIEKRVGNNIRRLREKAGFTQDYLAAQLQLLGCDITRSAVAKIKVGQRHIYADEIILIKQILNVDYSDIFAQN
- a CDS encoding metal-dependent transcriptional regulator, giving the protein MKIHESEEMYLETILVLKSERPAVRSIDIAEKLGYAKSSVSRGVSLLQDRGYIRVGDDGFIEFTAEGAKKANTIYERHNVLTKLLVSIGANQELAEDNACRIEHVIDDELFDIIKKKIDG
- the dnaN gene encoding DNA polymerase III subunit beta; translated protein: MKVECNGNDLSDAVARVIKAVPARSTNAVLEGIKLSASDGTLTLTATDLELSIEHMIRANVIETGEAVVPGKLFGDFVKKLTSQTIVLTASPSRLKIDYERSEGEFGCFPVEQYPEVNRIEDTQHFELKSCDLKDLVNKVAFSVCTDDSHPTLKGVLLEINDSEVVAVTTDGYRLAKCVKPIIATTASTSITVPVRAVMEISRLLTDIDDEVKLNLHKNFLMVQVDATTITTRLIDGTFVNYRQIIPQHFDTLVYIPKNLFEDAIDRAVLMARSEKNNNLVRFDISQTNMTVSSRSEAGTVEENLPVNTDGADLSISFNARYFTEFLHCMNCETVVLNLTNSTSVCVVAPVGGVEDYIYLVLPVRSV
- a CDS encoding serine hydrolase, which gives rise to MKTKLNKKQKTLIGILTPIIALILAFLILCFVTMGIYSPAFLGRVLTHFDSSVNDYKIFPERVIQKSEQPYLYEKRINAAIGELTVDYGSKQKTLSEFVKSTDTCSFIIVKNDKIVYEQYANGYDENSINTSFSMAKSVVSLLIGKAIENGFIKSVSEPISNYITVFQTEEIGKTTIEDLLLMRSNIVYDEDKFLWFGDDTLTYWHDDLRALALSHTDLTNEYGGRFRYNNYHPLLLGIILERSTGVTVSQFFEREIWQKIGAEHDASWSLDGDKSGFEKMESGINFRAVDFIKIGSMILRDGFWNGSQVINKDWLDKSTLCDFPINKTDYENSFLAGKNIGYKYMWYSVPSEQSPDIIAWGKSDQILYISPANDLVILRTGKSDGGVQNWAETLQKIITDIN